The Cyanobacteria bacterium GSL.Bin1 genome segment AGTCCCGACGAGGAGGACGATGAAGAAGCCAACTTTTTTTCCGGTCCCTTTGCAGAAGCATTTGCCAATCCTGAACCGAGCGCAGAAGACGAACAAGAAACTCACCAGCAACGTGAAATAAGTGATCCCCCAGCCAATCAACGTAAAATCAGGGATATTTTTCTGCGCTTAGCCAGTCGCTTTCACCCCGATAAAGTGACCGACAGCGAAACGCAAGATCAATATACGGCGATCATGCAAGAAGTCAACCAAGCCTACCAACAAGGCGACTTTGCCAAACTCCTCGAAATTGAACGTAAGCAACATGAGGTAGCAACTCTTGAGTTGAATGAAGATCAAGAAAGTAGTGCCGAAAAGCAACGCTCACAACTGACACGAGAGAATGAACTCCTCGCCCAGCAATACGAAGAAATTAAACAAGAGCTCCGCTACCTCAGAAGAACACCAGAAGGAACCGTGGTTACCGACTATCGACGTGCGACCAAAGAAGGAATTGATCCCATTACTGATGTTGTGGCAGAAGCAGAGGAGCAATTAAAAGTTATCACCGAAATTCGCGACTTTGTGCGTGATTTTCGCGACAAAAAAATGACAATTCAACAATTTCTCAGCGGTCCTGATTTAGGAACAACCCTGACTGCTGAAGACTTGGAAGCCATATTGGGTGAGATGTTTGAAATTGAGTTTCGATGAAATTAACTGGCTGGCACTTCATGGGCAAAACTTTTCCAGCGCACAAACTGGAACGCCCCCGCAACCGATCCCCAGACGTGCTCATCCGTTTTTGGA includes the following:
- a CDS encoding J domain-containing protein; its protein translation is MSRSRQSNPSKKQAQSLALSAIHEQIAALKKDQQWFLKQIQRKRTELKNLVEQMQDISREMFQRCRPVVEEMMERDREIHHLFQEIFTKRKFGKKSRKQIQSVYKSLQEDGIISPDEEDDEEANFFSGPFAEAFANPEPSAEDEQETHQQREISDPPANQRKIRDIFLRLASRFHPDKVTDSETQDQYTAIMQEVNQAYQQGDFAKLLEIERKQHEVATLELNEDQESSAEKQRSQLTRENELLAQQYEEIKQELRYLRRTPEGTVVTDYRRATKEGIDPITDVVAEAEEQLKVITEIRDFVRDFRDKKMTIQQFLSGPDLGTTLTAEDLEAILGEMFEIEFR